A single genomic interval of Carassius auratus strain Wakin chromosome 30, ASM336829v1, whole genome shotgun sequence harbors:
- the sh2d3cb gene encoding SH2 domain containing 3Cb isoform X3 — translation MCAEHSGLMENSGVYVKFSKETCQLNSPSDKLKQELEQELKLSSCNLSSHGWYHGRIPWEVSESLLQRDGDFLVRDSLTSLGDYVLTCCWNQKALHFLIHKVLLRSYKTYTHVQYFLEEETFDSLPALVQSCVGNKRPLTKQSGAYIYSPVNRTLPLRYLETMFGLPGVENSPVNSPTRQKGRQKKRESITVTEALGIELIRPQSDVVMSFEGTIEQCVAVSSSPIKMSTLARRRQSPSENRKFVIVPSSPVLQKSSEIRLCSSPPENTLIYLEPTEHLLSSITHSHQNSRVANHAKNHLAISQDDLVATNYSIVRHEMQTLDRREEYDEDYLVPFTMDTVSCFKPIVYQSPLMPPENKPLETTILKKVKHVLFEVDIKTMALHITKVDCMVARILDTSDDMMKGMGVSSGLELLTLPHGHHLRQDLLERFHTMSIMLAVQLLGCTGSADERATLLHRAICLASELKSSLGNLFGFATVMKCLELPQIARLDETWAVLRQKYTESAVLYEKTLRPSMRMMNDGEEISRPIDTTFPHMLPLLSLLERNSVALEESWESADTGVAMVLSHLDAARTIACNGRIFSTNAENKLQGFQEEADVWEVFLTEFQMRLLWGSRGVERNKDERYSKFDEVLTALSNRLELSDSAK, via the exons ATGTGCGCAGA GCATTCAGGTCTCATGGAAAACAGTGGCGTTTATGTAAAG ttttctaaAGAGACATGCCAACTGAATTCCCCATCAGACAAACTGAAGCAAGAGTTGGAACAAGAGTTGAAATTAAGCAGCTGTAACTTATCAAGTCATGGCTGGTACCATGGTCGCATACCTTGGGAG GTTTCTGAGTCTCTTTTGCAACGGGATGGGGATTTTCTGGTCCGTGACTCCCTCACTAGCCTTGGAGACTATGTCTTAACCTGCTGCTGGAACCAGAaagctcttcatttcctcatccACAAGGTTCTGCTCAGATCTTATAAGACATATACTCATGTACAGTACTTTCTGGAGGAGGAAACGTTTGATTCTCTGCCAGCACTGGTCCAGTCCTGTGTTGGAAATAAAAGGCCTCTGACAAAGCAGAGTGGTGCCTACATATACTCACCAGTTAACAGGACACTTCCACTCAGATACCTAGAAACCATGTTTGGGCTTCCAGGTGTGGAAAACAGCCCAGTGAACTCACCAACCAGACAGAAGGGAAGGCAAAAGAAGAGGGAAAGCATAACTGTGACAGAGGCTTTGGGAATTGAGCTGATAAGACCACAGAG TGATGTTGTGATGAGTTTTGAAGGTACCATAGAGCAGTGTGTTGCAGTGTCATCCTCCCCAATAAAAATGAGCACAT TAGCCAGGCGGCGACAAAGCCCCTCTGAAAACAGGAAGTTTGTGATAGTTCCTTCATCACCTGTTCTCCAGAAGTCCAGTGAAATACGGCTTTGTTCATCTCCCCCTGAAAACACTCTCATATATCTGGAGCCAACAGAACATCTTCTGTCCTCCATAACACATTCCCATCAAAACAGCAGAGTAGCAAACCATGCCAAAAATCACCTAGCAATTTCTCAAGATGACCTTGTGGCAACAAATTATTCCATTGTAAGACATGAAATGCAGACTTTGGATCGCAGAGAGGAGTATGATGAGGATTATTTAGTGCCTTTCACCATGGACACAGTTTCCTGTTTCAAACCTATTGTGTACCAATCACCATTGATGCCCCCAGAAAATAAACCTTTGGAGACCACAATACTGAAAAAAGTGAAGCATGTCCTGTTTGAAGTTGATATAAAGACAATGGCATTACATATCACCAAAGTTGACTGCATG GTTGCTCGAATTCTGGATACATCTGATGACATGATGAAAGGGATGGGGGTGAGTTCAGGACTGGAGCTGCTTACCCTCCCACATGGACATCATCTCCGTCAAGATCTGCTTGAAAG GTTCCACACAATGTCCATAATGCTGGCTGTTCAGCTGCTGGGCTGCACAGGAAGTGCTGATGAAAGAGCCACCCTGCTGCACAGAGCCATCTGCCTGGCCTCTGAACTCAAGAGCAGTTTGGGCAATTTGTTTGGCTTTGCCACAGTTATGAAATGCCTTGAGTTACCACAG aTTGCTCGCTTGGATGAGACATGGGCAGTTTTACGTCAGAAGTACACCGAAAGTGCTGTTCTTTATGAGAAAACCCTTAGACCCTCAATGAGGATGATGAATGACGGAGAAG AGATAAGTAGACCCATAGACACAACTTTTCCCCATATGCTCCCTCTGCTGTCTCTTCTTGAAAGAAATAGTGTGGCTCTTGAGGAGTCATGGGAAAGTGCAGACACCGGAGTGGCCATGGTCTTGAGCCATCTGGATGCTGCACGTACGATCGCATGCAATGGGAGGATTTTCAGTACAAATGCAGAGAATAAACTGCAGG GATTTCAGGAGGAAGCAGATGTTTGGGAGGTCTTCCTCACAGAGTTTCAGATGCGTCTCCTGTGGGGAAGCCGTGGAGTGGAAAGAAATAAAGATGAACGTTATTCAAAGTTTGATGAAGTGCTAACAGCTCTATCCAACAGGCTTGAGCTTTCAGACTCAGCAAAATGA
- the sh2d3cb gene encoding SH2 domain containing 3Cb isoform X2 → MTHSSLQYFDTGYNTGLILSLFCIYRHSGLMENSGVYVKFSKETCQLNSPSDKLKQELEQELKLSSCNLSSHGWYHGRIPWEVSESLLQRDGDFLVRDSLTSLGDYVLTCCWNQKALHFLIHKVLLRSYKTYTHVQYFLEEETFDSLPALVQSCVGNKRPLTKQSGAYIYSPVNRTLPLRYLETMFGLPGVENSPVNSPTRQKGRQKKRESITVTEALGIELIRPQSDVVMSFEGTIEQCVAVSSSPIKMSTSRRRQSPSENRKFVIVPSSPVLQKSSEIRLCSSPPENTLIYLEPTEHLLSSITHSHQNSRVANHAKNHLAISQDDLVATNYSIVRHEMQTLDRREEYDEDYLVPFTMDTVSCFKPIVYQSPLMPPENKPLETTILKKVKHVLFEVDIKTMALHITKVDCMVARILDTSDDMMKGMGVSSGLELLTLPHGHHLRQDLLERFHTMSIMLAVQLLGCTGSADERATLLHRAICLASELKSSLGNLFGFATVMKCLELPQIARLDETWAVLRQKYTESAVLYEKTLRPSMRMMNDGEEISRPIDTTFPHMLPLLSLLERNSVALEESWESADTGVAMVLSHLDAARTIACNGRIFSTNAENKLQGFQEEADVWEVFLTEFQMRLLWGSRGVERNKDERYSKFDEVLTALSNRLELSDSAK, encoded by the exons ATGACTCATAGCTCGTTACAATATTTTGACACTGGTTACAACACCGGTCTAATTTTATCACTTTTCTGCATTTACAGGCATTCAGGTCTCATGGAAAACAGTGGCGTTTATGTAAAG ttttctaaAGAGACATGCCAACTGAATTCCCCATCAGACAAACTGAAGCAAGAGTTGGAACAAGAGTTGAAATTAAGCAGCTGTAACTTATCAAGTCATGGCTGGTACCATGGTCGCATACCTTGGGAG GTTTCTGAGTCTCTTTTGCAACGGGATGGGGATTTTCTGGTCCGTGACTCCCTCACTAGCCTTGGAGACTATGTCTTAACCTGCTGCTGGAACCAGAaagctcttcatttcctcatccACAAGGTTCTGCTCAGATCTTATAAGACATATACTCATGTACAGTACTTTCTGGAGGAGGAAACGTTTGATTCTCTGCCAGCACTGGTCCAGTCCTGTGTTGGAAATAAAAGGCCTCTGACAAAGCAGAGTGGTGCCTACATATACTCACCAGTTAACAGGACACTTCCACTCAGATACCTAGAAACCATGTTTGGGCTTCCAGGTGTGGAAAACAGCCCAGTGAACTCACCAACCAGACAGAAGGGAAGGCAAAAGAAGAGGGAAAGCATAACTGTGACAGAGGCTTTGGGAATTGAGCTGATAAGACCACAGAG TGATGTTGTGATGAGTTTTGAAGGTACCATAGAGCAGTGTGTTGCAGTGTCATCCTCCCCAATAAAAATGAGCACAT CCAGGCGGCGACAAAGCCCCTCTGAAAACAGGAAGTTTGTGATAGTTCCTTCATCACCTGTTCTCCAGAAGTCCAGTGAAATACGGCTTTGTTCATCTCCCCCTGAAAACACTCTCATATATCTGGAGCCAACAGAACATCTTCTGTCCTCCATAACACATTCCCATCAAAACAGCAGAGTAGCAAACCATGCCAAAAATCACCTAGCAATTTCTCAAGATGACCTTGTGGCAACAAATTATTCCATTGTAAGACATGAAATGCAGACTTTGGATCGCAGAGAGGAGTATGATGAGGATTATTTAGTGCCTTTCACCATGGACACAGTTTCCTGTTTCAAACCTATTGTGTACCAATCACCATTGATGCCCCCAGAAAATAAACCTTTGGAGACCACAATACTGAAAAAAGTGAAGCATGTCCTGTTTGAAGTTGATATAAAGACAATGGCATTACATATCACCAAAGTTGACTGCATG GTTGCTCGAATTCTGGATACATCTGATGACATGATGAAAGGGATGGGGGTGAGTTCAGGACTGGAGCTGCTTACCCTCCCACATGGACATCATCTCCGTCAAGATCTGCTTGAAAG GTTCCACACAATGTCCATAATGCTGGCTGTTCAGCTGCTGGGCTGCACAGGAAGTGCTGATGAAAGAGCCACCCTGCTGCACAGAGCCATCTGCCTGGCCTCTGAACTCAAGAGCAGTTTGGGCAATTTGTTTGGCTTTGCCACAGTTATGAAATGCCTTGAGTTACCACAG aTTGCTCGCTTGGATGAGACATGGGCAGTTTTACGTCAGAAGTACACCGAAAGTGCTGTTCTTTATGAGAAAACCCTTAGACCCTCAATGAGGATGATGAATGACGGAGAAG AGATAAGTAGACCCATAGACACAACTTTTCCCCATATGCTCCCTCTGCTGTCTCTTCTTGAAAGAAATAGTGTGGCTCTTGAGGAGTCATGGGAAAGTGCAGACACCGGAGTGGCCATGGTCTTGAGCCATCTGGATGCTGCACGTACGATCGCATGCAATGGGAGGATTTTCAGTACAAATGCAGAGAATAAACTGCAGG GATTTCAGGAGGAAGCAGATGTTTGGGAGGTCTTCCTCACAGAGTTTCAGATGCGTCTCCTGTGGGGAAGCCGTGGAGTGGAAAGAAATAAAGATGAACGTTATTCAAAGTTTGATGAAGTGCTAACAGCTCTATCCAACAGGCTTGAGCTTTCAGACTCAGCAAAATGA
- the sh2d3cb gene encoding SH2 domain containing 3Cb isoform X1: protein MTHSSLQYFDTGYNTGLILSLFCIYRHSGLMENSGVYVKFSKETCQLNSPSDKLKQELEQELKLSSCNLSSHGWYHGRIPWEVSESLLQRDGDFLVRDSLTSLGDYVLTCCWNQKALHFLIHKVLLRSYKTYTHVQYFLEEETFDSLPALVQSCVGNKRPLTKQSGAYIYSPVNRTLPLRYLETMFGLPGVENSPVNSPTRQKGRQKKRESITVTEALGIELIRPQSDVVMSFEGTIEQCVAVSSSPIKMSTLARRRQSPSENRKFVIVPSSPVLQKSSEIRLCSSPPENTLIYLEPTEHLLSSITHSHQNSRVANHAKNHLAISQDDLVATNYSIVRHEMQTLDRREEYDEDYLVPFTMDTVSCFKPIVYQSPLMPPENKPLETTILKKVKHVLFEVDIKTMALHITKVDCMVARILDTSDDMMKGMGVSSGLELLTLPHGHHLRQDLLERFHTMSIMLAVQLLGCTGSADERATLLHRAICLASELKSSLGNLFGFATVMKCLELPQIARLDETWAVLRQKYTESAVLYEKTLRPSMRMMNDGEEISRPIDTTFPHMLPLLSLLERNSVALEESWESADTGVAMVLSHLDAARTIACNGRIFSTNAENKLQGFQEEADVWEVFLTEFQMRLLWGSRGVERNKDERYSKFDEVLTALSNRLELSDSAK from the exons ATGACTCATAGCTCGTTACAATATTTTGACACTGGTTACAACACCGGTCTAATTTTATCACTTTTCTGCATTTACAGGCATTCAGGTCTCATGGAAAACAGTGGCGTTTATGTAAAG ttttctaaAGAGACATGCCAACTGAATTCCCCATCAGACAAACTGAAGCAAGAGTTGGAACAAGAGTTGAAATTAAGCAGCTGTAACTTATCAAGTCATGGCTGGTACCATGGTCGCATACCTTGGGAG GTTTCTGAGTCTCTTTTGCAACGGGATGGGGATTTTCTGGTCCGTGACTCCCTCACTAGCCTTGGAGACTATGTCTTAACCTGCTGCTGGAACCAGAaagctcttcatttcctcatccACAAGGTTCTGCTCAGATCTTATAAGACATATACTCATGTACAGTACTTTCTGGAGGAGGAAACGTTTGATTCTCTGCCAGCACTGGTCCAGTCCTGTGTTGGAAATAAAAGGCCTCTGACAAAGCAGAGTGGTGCCTACATATACTCACCAGTTAACAGGACACTTCCACTCAGATACCTAGAAACCATGTTTGGGCTTCCAGGTGTGGAAAACAGCCCAGTGAACTCACCAACCAGACAGAAGGGAAGGCAAAAGAAGAGGGAAAGCATAACTGTGACAGAGGCTTTGGGAATTGAGCTGATAAGACCACAGAG TGATGTTGTGATGAGTTTTGAAGGTACCATAGAGCAGTGTGTTGCAGTGTCATCCTCCCCAATAAAAATGAGCACAT TAGCCAGGCGGCGACAAAGCCCCTCTGAAAACAGGAAGTTTGTGATAGTTCCTTCATCACCTGTTCTCCAGAAGTCCAGTGAAATACGGCTTTGTTCATCTCCCCCTGAAAACACTCTCATATATCTGGAGCCAACAGAACATCTTCTGTCCTCCATAACACATTCCCATCAAAACAGCAGAGTAGCAAACCATGCCAAAAATCACCTAGCAATTTCTCAAGATGACCTTGTGGCAACAAATTATTCCATTGTAAGACATGAAATGCAGACTTTGGATCGCAGAGAGGAGTATGATGAGGATTATTTAGTGCCTTTCACCATGGACACAGTTTCCTGTTTCAAACCTATTGTGTACCAATCACCATTGATGCCCCCAGAAAATAAACCTTTGGAGACCACAATACTGAAAAAAGTGAAGCATGTCCTGTTTGAAGTTGATATAAAGACAATGGCATTACATATCACCAAAGTTGACTGCATG GTTGCTCGAATTCTGGATACATCTGATGACATGATGAAAGGGATGGGGGTGAGTTCAGGACTGGAGCTGCTTACCCTCCCACATGGACATCATCTCCGTCAAGATCTGCTTGAAAG GTTCCACACAATGTCCATAATGCTGGCTGTTCAGCTGCTGGGCTGCACAGGAAGTGCTGATGAAAGAGCCACCCTGCTGCACAGAGCCATCTGCCTGGCCTCTGAACTCAAGAGCAGTTTGGGCAATTTGTTTGGCTTTGCCACAGTTATGAAATGCCTTGAGTTACCACAG aTTGCTCGCTTGGATGAGACATGGGCAGTTTTACGTCAGAAGTACACCGAAAGTGCTGTTCTTTATGAGAAAACCCTTAGACCCTCAATGAGGATGATGAATGACGGAGAAG AGATAAGTAGACCCATAGACACAACTTTTCCCCATATGCTCCCTCTGCTGTCTCTTCTTGAAAGAAATAGTGTGGCTCTTGAGGAGTCATGGGAAAGTGCAGACACCGGAGTGGCCATGGTCTTGAGCCATCTGGATGCTGCACGTACGATCGCATGCAATGGGAGGATTTTCAGTACAAATGCAGAGAATAAACTGCAGG GATTTCAGGAGGAAGCAGATGTTTGGGAGGTCTTCCTCACAGAGTTTCAGATGCGTCTCCTGTGGGGAAGCCGTGGAGTGGAAAGAAATAAAGATGAACGTTATTCAAAGTTTGATGAAGTGCTAACAGCTCTATCCAACAGGCTTGAGCTTTCAGACTCAGCAAAATGA
- the sh2d3cb gene encoding SH2 domain containing 3Cb isoform X4 has protein sequence MENSGVYVKFSKETCQLNSPSDKLKQELEQELKLSSCNLSSHGWYHGRIPWEVSESLLQRDGDFLVRDSLTSLGDYVLTCCWNQKALHFLIHKVLLRSYKTYTHVQYFLEEETFDSLPALVQSCVGNKRPLTKQSGAYIYSPVNRTLPLRYLETMFGLPGVENSPVNSPTRQKGRQKKRESITVTEALGIELIRPQSDVVMSFEGTIEQCVAVSSSPIKMSTLARRRQSPSENRKFVIVPSSPVLQKSSEIRLCSSPPENTLIYLEPTEHLLSSITHSHQNSRVANHAKNHLAISQDDLVATNYSIVRHEMQTLDRREEYDEDYLVPFTMDTVSCFKPIVYQSPLMPPENKPLETTILKKVKHVLFEVDIKTMALHITKVDCMVARILDTSDDMMKGMGVSSGLELLTLPHGHHLRQDLLERFHTMSIMLAVQLLGCTGSADERATLLHRAICLASELKSSLGNLFGFATVMKCLELPQIARLDETWAVLRQKYTESAVLYEKTLRPSMRMMNDGEEISRPIDTTFPHMLPLLSLLERNSVALEESWESADTGVAMVLSHLDAARTIACNGRIFSTNAENKLQGFQEEADVWEVFLTEFQMRLLWGSRGVERNKDERYSKFDEVLTALSNRLELSDSAK, from the exons ATGGAAAACAGTGGCGTTTATGTAAAG ttttctaaAGAGACATGCCAACTGAATTCCCCATCAGACAAACTGAAGCAAGAGTTGGAACAAGAGTTGAAATTAAGCAGCTGTAACTTATCAAGTCATGGCTGGTACCATGGTCGCATACCTTGGGAG GTTTCTGAGTCTCTTTTGCAACGGGATGGGGATTTTCTGGTCCGTGACTCCCTCACTAGCCTTGGAGACTATGTCTTAACCTGCTGCTGGAACCAGAaagctcttcatttcctcatccACAAGGTTCTGCTCAGATCTTATAAGACATATACTCATGTACAGTACTTTCTGGAGGAGGAAACGTTTGATTCTCTGCCAGCACTGGTCCAGTCCTGTGTTGGAAATAAAAGGCCTCTGACAAAGCAGAGTGGTGCCTACATATACTCACCAGTTAACAGGACACTTCCACTCAGATACCTAGAAACCATGTTTGGGCTTCCAGGTGTGGAAAACAGCCCAGTGAACTCACCAACCAGACAGAAGGGAAGGCAAAAGAAGAGGGAAAGCATAACTGTGACAGAGGCTTTGGGAATTGAGCTGATAAGACCACAGAG TGATGTTGTGATGAGTTTTGAAGGTACCATAGAGCAGTGTGTTGCAGTGTCATCCTCCCCAATAAAAATGAGCACAT TAGCCAGGCGGCGACAAAGCCCCTCTGAAAACAGGAAGTTTGTGATAGTTCCTTCATCACCTGTTCTCCAGAAGTCCAGTGAAATACGGCTTTGTTCATCTCCCCCTGAAAACACTCTCATATATCTGGAGCCAACAGAACATCTTCTGTCCTCCATAACACATTCCCATCAAAACAGCAGAGTAGCAAACCATGCCAAAAATCACCTAGCAATTTCTCAAGATGACCTTGTGGCAACAAATTATTCCATTGTAAGACATGAAATGCAGACTTTGGATCGCAGAGAGGAGTATGATGAGGATTATTTAGTGCCTTTCACCATGGACACAGTTTCCTGTTTCAAACCTATTGTGTACCAATCACCATTGATGCCCCCAGAAAATAAACCTTTGGAGACCACAATACTGAAAAAAGTGAAGCATGTCCTGTTTGAAGTTGATATAAAGACAATGGCATTACATATCACCAAAGTTGACTGCATG GTTGCTCGAATTCTGGATACATCTGATGACATGATGAAAGGGATGGGGGTGAGTTCAGGACTGGAGCTGCTTACCCTCCCACATGGACATCATCTCCGTCAAGATCTGCTTGAAAG GTTCCACACAATGTCCATAATGCTGGCTGTTCAGCTGCTGGGCTGCACAGGAAGTGCTGATGAAAGAGCCACCCTGCTGCACAGAGCCATCTGCCTGGCCTCTGAACTCAAGAGCAGTTTGGGCAATTTGTTTGGCTTTGCCACAGTTATGAAATGCCTTGAGTTACCACAG aTTGCTCGCTTGGATGAGACATGGGCAGTTTTACGTCAGAAGTACACCGAAAGTGCTGTTCTTTATGAGAAAACCCTTAGACCCTCAATGAGGATGATGAATGACGGAGAAG AGATAAGTAGACCCATAGACACAACTTTTCCCCATATGCTCCCTCTGCTGTCTCTTCTTGAAAGAAATAGTGTGGCTCTTGAGGAGTCATGGGAAAGTGCAGACACCGGAGTGGCCATGGTCTTGAGCCATCTGGATGCTGCACGTACGATCGCATGCAATGGGAGGATTTTCAGTACAAATGCAGAGAATAAACTGCAGG GATTTCAGGAGGAAGCAGATGTTTGGGAGGTCTTCCTCACAGAGTTTCAGATGCGTCTCCTGTGGGGAAGCCGTGGAGTGGAAAGAAATAAAGATGAACGTTATTCAAAGTTTGATGAAGTGCTAACAGCTCTATCCAACAGGCTTGAGCTTTCAGACTCAGCAAAATGA
- the tor2a gene encoding prosalusin encodes QLCFLQPHHLGAVLRGCYCDYKPDIKGLEWDLYKNLYGQHVAQDIVSEAVVNFLQDENPDRPLVLSFHGASGTGKSLVSSMIGRHIYGTAMGSPYIHQFIPTLHFPSADRVQQYRSDLKRWVEGNLTACARSIFIFDEMEKMPPGVIDVLEQHLGPFHVLFQTNYRKAIYIFISTVGQEVINRVVLESRQAGRDREDILPKELEDSVADAVYNNKNSGFYHSRVITEKLITRFVPFLPLLRRHVERCAQRELCQRGECQRADVASAVGGAMTYTPNDSQYFSSTGCKLVSAKVNFFL; translated from the exons CAGTTGTGCTTCCTCCAGCCACATCATCTTGGAGCGGTGCTCCGAGG CTGCTACTGTGACTACAAACCAGACATAAAAG GTTTAGAGTGGGACCTTTATAAAAACCTTTATGGTCAACATGTGGCCCAGGATATTGTCTCGGAAGCAGTGGTGAATTTTTTACAGGATGAAAACCCTGACAGACCACTAGTGCTGTCTTTCCACGGAGCATCTGGGACTGGAAAAAGTCTGGTCAGCTCTATGATAGGACGACACATCTACGGAACAGCGATGGGCAGTCCATACATCCATCAGTTTATTCCCACCTTACACTTCCCCTCGGCTGACAGGGTGCAGCAGTACagg TCAGATCTAAAACGCTGGGTCGAGGGAAACCTCACAGCTTGTGCTCGCTCAATCTTCATCTTCGATGAGATGGAGAAAATGCCTCCTGGGGTGATCGATGTTTTAGAACAACATTTAGGCCCCTTTCATGTTCTGTTCCAGACAAACTACCGTAAagccatttatatatttatcag tacTGTAGGGCAGGAGGTAATTAACAGAGTAGTGCTGGAGAGCCGCCAGGCAGGTAGAGATCGAGAGGACATTCTCCCGAAAGAGCTGGAGGACAGTGTTGCTGATGCGGTGTACAACAACAAGAACA GTGGGTTCTACCACTCCAGAGTAATTACAGAAAAGCTTATCACACGTTTTGTGCCTTTCCTCCCCTTGCTGCGGCGCCACGTGGAGCGCTGTGCCCAGCGGGAGCTCTGTCAGCGTGGGGAGTGTCAGCGGGCAGATGTGGCATCAGCGGTAGGGGGCGCCATGACTTACACACCAAATGACAGCCAATACTTCTCCAGCACTGGCTGCAAATTGGTCTCGGCTAAAGTTAACTTTTTCCTTTGA